From Polynucleobacter difficilis, a single genomic window includes:
- a CDS encoding Bug family tripartite tricarboxylate transporter substrate binding protein, with amino-acid sequence MKYLSPFLAAFLLLSSISSASAQSWPDKQVKIIVAYPAGGGVDPVARLVGQKLSERWKQPVVVENKAGGSGTIGANFVAQSPADGLTILMSATPEVVINQHFMQKMSYNPDADLKPVTLVVRLPFVLVSNVSKPYANAAELIAYAKKNPNKVSYASSGPGSAQHLAAVMLEQQADIKLVHVPYKGVAPAVSDLLAGHVDIGFAGLPTALPHIQSGKLRALGLSSKTPSAAAPEIPPLAKTPALSNFDLTQWFGIFVPSGTPNIIVQRIQTDTQAVLNMPDVKATLEKQGAQPSGMSTTDFQAFVNSERKKFGDIVKVAKIEQ; translated from the coding sequence ATGAAATATCTTTCGCCTTTTCTTGCTGCATTCCTATTGCTTAGTAGCATTAGTTCTGCATCTGCCCAATCGTGGCCCGACAAACAAGTCAAAATTATTGTTGCCTATCCGGCCGGAGGTGGTGTTGACCCCGTCGCACGACTCGTTGGTCAAAAATTATCTGAGCGCTGGAAGCAGCCGGTTGTTGTTGAGAATAAAGCGGGTGGTAGTGGCACGATTGGCGCCAATTTTGTGGCGCAATCGCCAGCAGATGGGTTGACAATTCTCATGTCGGCAACTCCTGAGGTTGTTATTAATCAGCACTTTATGCAGAAAATGTCATACAACCCAGACGCTGATTTAAAACCCGTAACCCTTGTTGTTCGCTTACCTTTTGTATTGGTATCGAATGTCTCTAAACCGTACGCAAATGCAGCTGAGTTGATCGCGTATGCAAAAAAGAATCCTAATAAAGTAAGCTATGCATCCTCTGGCCCAGGATCTGCTCAGCACTTAGCGGCCGTGATGCTCGAGCAGCAGGCGGACATCAAGTTAGTGCACGTCCCTTATAAGGGCGTTGCACCAGCTGTGTCCGACCTACTCGCTGGACACGTTGACATTGGTTTTGCTGGACTACCCACTGCACTGCCCCATATTCAATCTGGTAAGCTGAGGGCATTGGGCTTATCGTCAAAAACACCCTCTGCAGCTGCGCCAGAAATTCCGCCACTTGCCAAAACTCCCGCATTATCAAATTTTGATCTAACGCAGTGGTTTGGAATATTTGTACCTAGCGGCACTCCAAATATCATTGTTCAGCGCATTCAGACCGATACTCAAGCGGTCTTAAACATGCCTGACGTTAAGGCCACACTTGAAAAGCAAGGTGCCCAACCCAGTGGGATGAGTACTACCGATTTTCAAGCCTTTGTGAACAGTGAACGTAAGAAGTTTGGCGACATCGTCAAGGTGGCAAAGATAGAGCAGTAA
- a CDS encoding ferredoxin--NADP reductase: protein MATYNTETVLSIHHWNDTLFSFTTTRNQGLRFRNGHFLMIGLEVDGRPLARAYSVASPNYAEHLEFLSIKVPDGPLTSRLQHIKVGDPILVSEKSVGTLVIDDLNPGKHLYLFSTGTGLAPFMSIIRDPDTYERFEKVVLIHGVRLVNELAYGEYIKNELTQDEYIGELVQKQLIYYPTVTREAFKQTGRLTTAIESGQLFKDIGLPPLDPKTDRGMICGSPAMLKETCAMLDARGFVVSPSLGQLGDYVFERAFVEK, encoded by the coding sequence ATGGCCACCTACAACACCGAAACCGTTCTCTCGATTCACCATTGGAACGATACCCTCTTTAGTTTTACGACTACCCGCAATCAAGGCCTGCGCTTTCGCAATGGCCACTTCTTAATGATTGGCCTGGAAGTCGATGGTAGGCCTTTAGCACGGGCTTATAGCGTTGCCAGCCCGAACTATGCTGAGCACCTCGAGTTTCTAAGCATCAAGGTACCCGATGGCCCTTTAACCTCGCGTCTGCAGCACATCAAAGTAGGTGACCCTATTCTGGTGAGCGAAAAATCGGTTGGCACTTTGGTGATTGATGACCTTAATCCCGGTAAGCACCTCTACCTCTTTAGTACCGGTACCGGCTTAGCTCCCTTTATGAGTATCATTCGCGACCCCGATACCTATGAGCGCTTCGAGAAGGTGGTGCTGATTCATGGCGTTCGCCTTGTGAACGAATTGGCATACGGCGAATACATTAAGAATGAGTTGACCCAAGATGAATACATTGGCGAGCTCGTGCAAAAGCAGCTGATTTATTACCCCACGGTGACCCGCGAGGCATTTAAGCAAACGGGACGTCTGACCACGGCAATTGAGTCGGGCCAACTCTTTAAAGACATTGGTTTGCCGCCTTTAGATCCCAAAACCGACCGCGGCATGATTTGCGGTAGTCCTGCCATGCTCAAAGAAACTTGCGCGATGTTAGACGCCAGGGGCTTTGTAGTGTCACCCAGCCTTGGACAGCTCGGGGATTATGTGTTTGAGCGCGCCTTTGTTGAGAAGTAG
- a CDS encoding sulfite exporter TauE/SafE family protein, translating to MNSIDWLPVGILFFSAILGGLIRRLSGFGGALIMSPLLMWVFAVPFFIPIVMSTELLGGVWLSRQWKVSVQDKPRIYRMWLIAALALPLGIFLSQFVTISTLKVISSTIIILFSVYLLARPHFTFELSKTGDITASSLAGFLLGSCGIGGPPVALYFNSSSMQFERARGLLSQFVSGICFFAIITASMMGGGLGWIQWLLLAIPAYFLGMYLATRLLRWHDLSARAIKTICLYILIVNALFNLFIMAI from the coding sequence TTGAATTCGATCGATTGGCTCCCGGTAGGCATTTTATTTTTTTCGGCGATCTTGGGCGGGTTAATTCGACGCCTGAGTGGTTTTGGCGGCGCCCTCATTATGTCGCCGTTATTGATGTGGGTATTCGCGGTTCCATTTTTTATACCGATTGTGATGAGCACTGAGCTTTTGGGCGGAGTTTGGTTATCTCGGCAATGGAAAGTTTCGGTGCAGGATAAGCCTAGGATCTATCGGATGTGGCTGATTGCTGCTTTGGCCTTGCCATTGGGTATTTTTTTGAGTCAGTTTGTGACCATCTCTACACTCAAAGTCATTAGCAGCACCATTATTATTTTGTTTTCTGTTTACTTGCTTGCTCGCCCCCACTTTACATTTGAGTTGAGCAAAACGGGCGATATCACTGCCTCATCGCTAGCCGGCTTCCTCTTGGGTTCTTGCGGTATTGGCGGCCCGCCTGTTGCACTCTACTTTAACTCTAGCAGTATGCAATTTGAGCGCGCAAGAGGGCTACTATCGCAATTTGTTTCAGGGATTTGTTTTTTTGCGATTATTACAGCCAGCATGATGGGTGGCGGTTTGGGCTGGATCCAATGGCTTTTATTAGCAATTCCTGCATATTTCCTAGGAATGTATTTGGCTACGCGTTTACTTCGCTGGCACGACTTATCTGCAAGAGCAATTAAAACGATTTGCCTCTATATACTAATAGTGAATGCACTATTTAACTTATTCATCATGGCAATCTAG
- a CDS encoding TRAP transporter substrate-binding protein gives MMIQFVKRVAAVTALSAALCGMTFAQSAPIKMKLQTGVPSASIYFELMKNFGERVDKMSNGRLKVEVLPDGAVVGAFGILDAVDKGVVDGGFAWTHYWSGKNSAAALFSNPASGSGVGLDQVSHMAWLKNGGGDQLYERLFTEVLKTNIKPFMIQPMGPDPFGWFKKPINSIADMKPMKYRSPPGLTAEIFKEMGLTTVAMPGSEIVPAAQRGVIDAAEWIGPADDMILGFQNVFKHYYLQGLHQSTDVAELLINKTFWDKLPADLKVIVETAVSATIAETYTFNVYRNAVALEKLKKDHGVTVHDTPKEFFTAFQKATAVVYTRESEKNPFFKEVLESQRKFAGIVVPYWTQINGLYYNIGATVVNSKKK, from the coding sequence ATGATGATTCAATTTGTAAAACGGGTGGCTGCAGTTACCGCTCTATCGGCCGCTCTATGCGGAATGACGTTTGCACAGTCAGCGCCAATCAAAATGAAGCTGCAGACCGGCGTGCCTTCTGCCAGTATTTATTTTGAACTCATGAAAAACTTTGGAGAGCGCGTTGACAAGATGTCAAATGGCCGCCTTAAAGTCGAAGTATTGCCCGATGGCGCTGTTGTTGGTGCTTTTGGAATTTTAGATGCGGTTGATAAAGGTGTAGTTGACGGCGGTTTTGCTTGGACTCATTACTGGTCAGGTAAAAACTCTGCAGCAGCTCTTTTCTCCAACCCAGCATCTGGTTCAGGCGTTGGTTTGGACCAGGTCTCGCACATGGCCTGGCTTAAAAACGGTGGCGGCGACCAACTCTATGAGCGTCTTTTTACTGAGGTCCTCAAAACCAATATCAAGCCATTCATGATTCAGCCTATGGGTCCTGATCCATTTGGTTGGTTCAAAAAGCCTATTAATTCGATTGCGGATATGAAGCCAATGAAGTACCGCTCCCCCCCAGGATTAACGGCGGAGATTTTTAAGGAAATGGGTTTAACTACTGTCGCGATGCCAGGCTCTGAAATTGTTCCTGCAGCACAGCGTGGCGTAATTGATGCCGCAGAGTGGATTGGGCCAGCTGACGATATGATTTTGGGTTTCCAAAATGTGTTTAAGCATTACTACCTCCAAGGCTTACATCAGTCAACTGACGTCGCAGAACTTTTAATTAACAAAACCTTCTGGGATAAATTGCCTGCCGATCTTAAGGTGATTGTTGAAACTGCAGTTTCTGCAACCATTGCAGAAACATATACATTTAACGTATACCGCAACGCAGTTGCCTTAGAAAAACTCAAGAAGGATCATGGCGTAACTGTTCATGACACTCCAAAAGAGTTCTTCACTGCATTCCAAAAAGCAACAGCCGTAGTTTATACGCGCGAATCCGAGAAAAACCCCTTCTTCAAAGAAGTTCTTGAATCCCAGCGTAAATTTGCAGGCATTGTTGTCCCTTACTGGACCCAAATTAATGGTCTTTACTACAACATCGGTGCAACTGTAGTAAACAGTAAGAAGAAGTAA
- a CDS encoding TRAP transporter small permease subunit: MLNTNQDLIAFSRKLDRITSIAGNIVGWMLIPMILSLAYEVVARYAFGAPTIWAYDMTFMLYGAFFMLGSSYTLKHKGHIRTDMFYDNWSPKKQALVDLACYLILFYPFVLIFTIVGWEYFYKALTSNERFVSSPWMAITWPFKLTLPLTGFLLFIQGLSEVSKCLVAIRSNEWPLDTTSEGA; this comes from the coding sequence GTGTTAAATACAAATCAAGATTTAATCGCATTTTCTAGAAAACTGGATCGCATTACTTCAATCGCAGGCAACATTGTGGGTTGGATGCTGATTCCCATGATTCTTAGTCTGGCTTATGAAGTGGTGGCGCGTTATGCATTTGGCGCCCCAACTATCTGGGCGTATGACATGACATTTATGCTTTACGGCGCCTTTTTTATGCTGGGCTCGAGCTATACCCTGAAACATAAGGGCCATATTCGTACCGATATGTTTTATGACAATTGGTCACCAAAAAAGCAAGCCCTAGTTGATCTTGCTTGTTACCTAATCCTCTTCTACCCTTTTGTGTTGATTTTTACAATCGTGGGATGGGAATATTTTTATAAAGCCCTCACCAGCAACGAGCGCTTTGTCTCAAGTCCTTGGATGGCAATTACCTGGCCTTTTAAGCTGACATTACCGCTAACCGGTTTTCTGCTTTTTATTCAAGGACTTTCCGAAGTAAGCAAATGCCTAGTTGCGATTCGATCAAACGAATGGCCCTTAGATACTACAAGCGAAGGGGCATAA
- a CDS encoding TRAP transporter large permease, whose protein sequence is MDHQILGIVGLGVLLCAIFIGFPIAFTLGALSIIMGFIALGPVVFDLAILQTLSVMQDSVLASIPFFLFMGFLLEQSGIMERLFGAIQQLFAGIRGSLYLAVIVTATIFAAATGIVGSSVVLLGVMAAPSMIKSGYDVRMSAGAITAGGTLGILIPPSVMLIVMGPVVGIPATDLFAAAVLPGLLLAFLFASWCMIRCWINPALGPALPVEMRAKSLKPVLIDLVIGIAPVIVVLFATLGVILAGIATPTDAGAVGCVATFLLTTMSGRMTLVKIKNCVMQTLRVSSMILLLVTTSNLFGSVFSRLGSADLIASFLTSLPLPPMVMLILILFLIFLLGWPLEWVPIVLIVVPIFLPIIKAAGIDLIWFSTLVAVTLQTAWLSPPVALSAYFLKGVAPSWKITDIYAGMSQFMVLQIIAVILLLVFPQLATWLPSVN, encoded by the coding sequence ATGGATCATCAAATTTTAGGTATTGTTGGTTTAGGCGTTTTACTCTGCGCCATCTTTATTGGCTTTCCAATTGCGTTCACGCTCGGAGCGCTCAGCATCATCATGGGTTTTATTGCCTTAGGTCCCGTTGTATTTGATCTTGCGATCTTGCAAACGCTGTCCGTTATGCAAGATAGCGTCTTAGCATCAATCCCCTTCTTTCTTTTTATGGGATTTTTACTAGAGCAGTCCGGGATTATGGAGCGCTTGTTTGGTGCGATTCAGCAATTGTTTGCCGGTATTCGGGGCTCACTCTATCTCGCAGTCATTGTTACCGCCACGATTTTTGCTGCCGCAACAGGCATCGTAGGCTCATCGGTTGTCTTACTAGGCGTAATGGCTGCGCCATCCATGATTAAAAGTGGTTATGACGTGCGCATGTCCGCAGGAGCAATTACCGCTGGCGGCACATTGGGCATCCTGATACCGCCCTCCGTGATGTTGATCGTCATGGGGCCGGTCGTTGGGATACCTGCAACGGATTTATTTGCCGCTGCAGTCTTACCGGGCCTGCTTTTAGCTTTTCTCTTTGCCTCTTGGTGCATGATTCGCTGCTGGATCAATCCGGCTTTGGGGCCAGCACTGCCAGTTGAAATGCGCGCAAAGTCACTTAAGCCAGTCTTAATTGATTTAGTGATTGGTATTGCGCCAGTGATCGTAGTTCTATTTGCCACCTTAGGCGTAATTCTGGCAGGCATAGCAACTCCAACCGACGCAGGGGCAGTTGGTTGCGTGGCTACCTTCTTGTTGACTACTATGTCTGGGCGCATGACTTTAGTCAAAATCAAAAACTGTGTCATGCAAACCTTGCGTGTCTCAAGCATGATTCTGCTATTAGTGACCACTTCAAACCTATTTGGGTCGGTATTTTCAAGGCTCGGTAGTGCGGACTTAATTGCTAGCTTTCTGACCTCCCTACCCCTGCCACCCATGGTGATGTTGATCTTAATCTTGTTCTTGATTTTCTTATTGGGATGGCCGCTGGAGTGGGTTCCGATTGTCTTAATCGTTGTACCCATCTTCTTACCCATTATTAAAGCAGCAGGTATTGATTTAATTTGGTTTAGCACCTTAGTGGCAGTAACACTCCAGACGGCTTGGCTCTCGCCGCCAGTTGCTCTATCTGCTTATTTCCTTAAAGGAGTTGCTCCCTCTTGGAAGATAACGGATATTTATGCTGGCATGTCTCAATTTATGGTGCTACAAATCATTGCGGTCATCCTACTGCTAGTCTTCCCTCAGTTGGCGACGTGGCTGCCATCGGTCAATTGA